In Nitrospira sp., one DNA window encodes the following:
- a CDS encoding DUF3365 domain-containing protein, whose translation MSEVVDGGKSVRVLLPLFYGKACLSCHGAPKGERDVTGYAREGSQEGTLGGAISVKLPLP comes from the coding sequence GTGAGCGAAGTGGTGGACGGAGGAAAGAGTGTACGGGTGCTTCTTCCATTGTTCTATGGCAAGGCCTGCCTGAGTTGCCATGGCGCCCCCAAAGGTGAGCGAGATGTGACCGGATACGCGCGAGAAGGCTCACAAGAAGGCACCCTGGGAGGCGCCATTAGCGTCAAACTTCCCTTGCCGTAA